A region from the Aegilops tauschii subsp. strangulata cultivar AL8/78 chromosome 5, Aet v6.0, whole genome shotgun sequence genome encodes:
- the LOC109781518 gene encoding peptidyl-prolyl cis-trans isomerase FKBP15-1: protein MAKPRLLLCLLVAAAALLLVASAKKSGDVSALQIGVKYKPESCSISAHKGDRVKVHYRGTLTDGTVFDSSFERGDPIEFELGTGQVIKGWDQGILGMCIGEKRKLKIPSKLGYGDQGSPPTIPGGATLIFDTELVAVNGEPSSKSEEDDADL, encoded by the exons ATGGCGAAGCCGCGGCTTCTTCTCTGCCtgctggtcgccgccgccgcgctcctgcTCGTCG CCTCCGCGAAGAAGTCCGGCGACGTCTCGGCGCTCCAGATCGGCGTCAAG TACAAGCCAGAATCCTGCAGCATCTCGGCTCACAAAGGTGACAGAGTTAAAGTTCACTACCGT GGAACACTTACCGATGGAACAGTTTTCGATTCTAGCTTTGAAAGGGGTGACCCGATTGAATTTGAATTGGGCACTGGTCAAGTGATCAAAG GATGGGATCAGGGAATTTTGGGCATGTGCATTGGTGAGAAGAGGAAGCTGAAGATCCCTTCAAAGCTCGGCTATGGGGATCAGGGATCACCACCTACCATTCCAG GCGGAGCAACTCTCATATTCGACACAGAGCTTGTCGCTGTCAATGGCGAGCCATCTAGCAAATCAGAGGAGGATGACGCTGATCTGTAG